The Diadema setosum chromosome 1, eeDiaSeto1, whole genome shotgun sequence genome has a window encoding:
- the LOC140246436 gene encoding uncharacterized protein: MEDRLATYRARKAKEKSSFGKSLFPFFRNRSPSSEDKQCNSSPRRVGDSGTDIRNAESNEIETPARSDVSPSTNSFLGRLAEQSGFELALKLTLWCALFGLFILFGFGTIFVILTLFYIIYANMRGEGEKRQGEKSAYSVFNPNCERIHGTYTAEQFEKEMLYGIGGAVR, from the exons ATGGAGGATCGCTTGGCTACTTACCGGGCCAGAAAAGCGAAAGAAAAGTCTTCCTTTGGAAAAAGCCTGTTTCCGTTCTTTCGAAACAGATCACCATCATCCGAAGACAAACAATGCAATTCTTCCCCTCGTCGGGTAGGTGACAGCGGCACCGATATCAGGAACGCAGAGTCGAATGAG ATTGAAACACCAGCGAGATCTGATGTGAGCCCCTCAACGAACAGCTTTCTAGGGAGACTGGCGGAGCAGAGTGGATTTGAGCTGGCCCTTAAACTTACCTTGTGGTGTGCCCTCTTTGGCCTCTTCATCTTGTTTGGGTTCGGAACCATCTTTGTCATCCTCACTCTATTTTACATCATCTATGCCAACATGcggggagagggggagaaaaGGCAAGGAGAGAAAAGTGCCTACTCGGTCTTCAACCCAAACTGTGAGCGCATACATGGGACGTACACAGCTGAGCAGTTTGAGAAGGAAATGTTATATGGAATTGGAGGAGCAGTGAGGTGA